In Vibrio sp. FE10, the following are encoded in one genomic region:
- a CDS encoding YeaH/YhbH family protein, which yields MAQFIDRRLNGKNKSAVNRQRFLRRHKEQIKESVADAVNRRSITNTETGEDVTIPHKDIKEPSFHQGQGGIRERVHPGNDQFITGDKIERPKGGGQGGGSGQGDASPDGEGQDEFTFQISKDEYLDILFEDLALPNLEKNQVNKITEWKIHRSGYQSAGIPSNIAIVRSLQQSLARRTAMTAGRKRELNVLMEQLDQVKMTEPAQPFEETRLKEEIAELRKRIESVPFIDTFDLRYKNYEKRPIPSSQAVMFCLMDVSGSMDQATKDIAKRFYVLLYLFLNRTYENVDVVFIRHHTQAKEVDEHEFFYSQETGGTIVSSALKLMKEIVADRYPANEWNIYAAQASDGDNWADDSPRCKELLVNTLLPTCQYYSYIEITRRSHQTLWHEYEKLEASFDNFAMKNIKTVDDIFPVFRELFQKETA from the coding sequence ATGGCACAATTTATCGATCGGAGGCTCAATGGCAAGAATAAGAGTGCTGTAAATAGACAGCGCTTCTTAAGACGCCATAAAGAGCAAATCAAAGAATCTGTGGCCGATGCAGTCAACCGACGCTCAATCACCAATACTGAAACGGGTGAAGACGTTACTATTCCTCATAAAGACATCAAAGAGCCTAGCTTTCACCAAGGTCAAGGCGGCATAAGAGAGCGCGTTCACCCTGGTAATGACCAGTTCATCACAGGCGACAAGATCGAACGCCCTAAAGGTGGCGGTCAAGGTGGCGGTTCAGGTCAAGGTGACGCAAGCCCTGATGGCGAAGGCCAAGACGAATTTACCTTCCAAATATCAAAGGATGAGTACCTAGACATTCTCTTTGAGGATTTGGCTCTACCTAATCTAGAAAAAAATCAGGTCAACAAAATCACCGAATGGAAGATACACCGCTCTGGTTACCAAAGTGCGGGGATTCCATCCAACATCGCCATTGTCCGCTCTCTACAACAATCTCTAGCTCGCAGAACGGCGATGACAGCGGGTAGAAAGCGTGAATTGAATGTACTGATGGAGCAGCTCGACCAAGTTAAAATGACTGAGCCTGCACAACCCTTTGAAGAAACACGTCTAAAAGAAGAGATCGCCGAACTGCGTAAACGCATTGAGAGCGTGCCATTCATTGATACCTTCGATTTACGCTACAAAAACTATGAGAAGCGCCCTATTCCATCTAGCCAAGCGGTCATGTTCTGCTTAATGGATGTGTCGGGTTCAATGGACCAAGCAACCAAAGACATCGCTAAGCGCTTTTATGTGCTGCTCTACCTGTTCTTGAACCGTACTTATGAAAACGTCGATGTGGTGTTTATTCGTCACCATACTCAGGCTAAAGAAGTCGACGAGCATGAGTTCTTCTATTCGCAAGAGACTGGTGGCACCATCGTTTCTAGTGCACTGAAATTAATGAAAGAGATTGTCGCAGACCGTTATCCTGCTAATGAGTGGAATATCTACGCTGCACAAGCTTCTGATGGAGATAATTGGGCTGATGACTCCCCTCGCTGTAAAGAACTGCTGGTCAATACGTTATTACCGACTTGCCAATATTACTCTTACATCGAGATTACGCGCCGTTCACACCAAACACTTTGGCATGAGTACGAGAAGCTAGAAGCGAGCTTCGATAACTTCGCCATGAAGAACATTAAAACGGTGGATGATATTTTTCCTGTGTTTAGAGAACTGTTCCAGAAAGAGACAGCGTAA
- a CDS encoding SpoVR family protein, translating into MTAKSNVAEKSNIADRDKATQKRNDKMLPDGPDWTFNLLEQYHVEIKRVAQHYRLDTYPNQIEVITSEQMMDAYSSIGMPINYNHWSFGKKFIQTEQNYKHGQMGLAYEIVINSDPCIAYLMEENTVTMQALVMAHACYGHNSFFKGNYLFQTWTDASSIIDYLLFAKKYITDCEEKYGVAEVEKLLDSCHALMNYGVDRYKRPEKISIAEETARQEEREAYLQSQVNELWRTVPQNKSKEEETKIRFPSEPQENILYFIEKNAPLLEPWQRECVRIVRKVSQYFYPQKQTQVMNEGWATFWHYTILNHLYDEGLVSDKFILEFLHSHTSVVAQPAYNSPYFSGINPYALGFAMFRDIRRICEEPTDEDREWFPELAGSDWLEAVHFAMHNFKDESFISQYLSPKIIRDFKLFSVLDDDRKNTIEVSAIHDDPGYRLIREKLAAQYNLSNLEPNIQVFNVDVRGDRSMTLQYVPHDRIPLDKGYDEVLKHLYRLWGFDVILEELKDTGHREILTTCPKRNDYGAKI; encoded by the coding sequence ATGACAGCGAAATCAAACGTTGCAGAAAAATCAAACATTGCCGATAGAGACAAGGCGACACAGAAGAGAAACGACAAGATGCTGCCTGATGGTCCAGATTGGACGTTCAACCTCTTAGAGCAATATCACGTAGAAATTAAGCGTGTGGCGCAGCATTACCGTTTAGACACTTACCCGAACCAGATTGAAGTGATTACCTCTGAGCAGATGATGGATGCTTACTCGAGTATTGGTATGCCCATCAATTACAACCACTGGTCTTTTGGTAAGAAGTTCATCCAGACAGAGCAAAACTACAAACACGGCCAAATGGGCTTAGCGTACGAAATCGTGATCAACTCAGATCCGTGTATTGCTTACTTAATGGAAGAGAACACGGTCACCATGCAAGCGTTAGTAATGGCGCACGCCTGTTACGGCCATAACTCGTTCTTTAAGGGTAATTACCTGTTCCAAACTTGGACGGATGCTAGCTCGATTATCGACTACCTCTTGTTCGCGAAAAAATACATTACCGATTGCGAAGAAAAATACGGTGTAGCTGAAGTCGAGAAACTTCTCGATTCTTGTCATGCTCTCATGAACTACGGCGTAGATAGATACAAACGTCCAGAGAAGATTTCCATTGCAGAAGAGACGGCAAGACAAGAAGAACGTGAAGCTTATCTGCAATCTCAAGTGAATGAGCTTTGGAGAACCGTTCCTCAAAACAAAAGTAAGGAAGAAGAAACCAAGATACGTTTCCCTAGTGAGCCTCAAGAAAACATTCTCTACTTTATTGAGAAGAACGCCCCACTGCTTGAACCTTGGCAGCGAGAGTGCGTTCGTATTGTTCGCAAGGTAAGCCAATACTTCTATCCTCAGAAACAAACTCAAGTAATGAACGAGGGCTGGGCAACCTTCTGGCATTACACCATTCTTAACCACCTTTACGACGAAGGCTTGGTGAGTGATAAGTTCATCTTAGAGTTCCTACACAGTCACACCAGTGTGGTTGCTCAACCCGCCTACAACAGCCCTTATTTCAGTGGGATAAATCCTTATGCCCTTGGCTTTGCGATGTTTAGAGACATCCGACGCATCTGTGAAGAGCCAACCGATGAAGATAGAGAGTGGTTCCCTGAATTAGCCGGAAGTGATTGGTTAGAGGCCGTGCACTTTGCGATGCACAACTTCAAAGATGAAAGCTTTATCAGCCAATACCTTTCTCCAAAGATCATTCGTGACTTTAAGCTGTTCTCAGTACTCGACGACGACCGTAAAAATACCATTGAAGTCAGTGCGATTCACGATGATCCTGGCTATCGCCTGATTAGAGAAAAGCTCGCGGCGCAGTACAATCTAAGCAACCTTGAGCCGAATATTCAGGTGTTCAATGTCGATGTTCGTGGTGATCGCTCAATGACACTGCAATATGTGCCTCATGACCGTATCCCACTAGATAAAGGCTACGATGAAGTATTGAAACACCTTTATCGCTTATGGGGCTTTGATGTAATTTTGGAAGAACTCAAAGACACAGGTCATAGAGAAATATTGACCACCTGTCCGAAACGCAATGATTATGGAGCCAAGATTTAA